TCAAAAATCATGCTGTGACATGTAGCCTCCTTATTTATTTGTGTAATGGTAGACGTATGTCATGCGTGATACGTATGGTGTACGTCTTTTTATATTGGTTTTGTCGTTTTGTCGTTATTTTTTATGACCGAGCGATTCAATGTTTAAAGACACATGAGCACCATGCTCGTGTGTTTTTTTGTTTTTTTGAAAAGACTGTATTCGTAAACATGTGTTTTTACTTGTGTTCGCTAACGGCGGACGCTTACACCTAAAGGTACAAGTGCGACATCCGTTCATTCATCACTTCGTTCGCATTCACGGTGTCTTCTTTGCACCTCGGGGCACAAGTGCGACATCCGCTCTTGCTTCACTTCGTTCGCATTCACGGTGTCTTCTTTGCCGCGGGCACGGCTTCAGCTCACCTTGGAAGTTCCTGTCTCTTCCTCTACAAGCAATGCTTTGAAGTGCATCCGTCGAGACAACTCGAAGCTTACTCGTGAAGCTGATGCTCGTCGCTGGTGTCGTCGCCTATCGCTCACACATTCAAATTTTATCAATTCATAAAAACAACACTCTTTTCCTGTGTCGAGTAATCGCTGGAAAAACCTTTTAGAAAAGGGCCTTTAAAAATCAATCGAAGCTACATGATTAAGAATAGCAAATAACATCCTTTTGATTACTTGTTGTTTTCGGCAGCTGCCGTTGACATAGAAAAAACTTAATGGAGGGATTTTGATGACAATTCAAGTGTTTATTCGTAACAGGCGTAAGACAGAGGAGGAAACGACAGGCGGCGGATAGTAAAGAAGAAAAACTGAATAGGGAAGTGATCTTTATATGTTTTCTGTTTTAGGGAAATTATCTTGGTTTTTTAAACGACATTGGAAACGATACACCATCGCGATAAGTATTTTATTCGTTGTAAGTTTTTTAGAAGTAATGCCTCCTAGGTTGTTAGGGATGGTCATCGATGAAGTGCATCAAGGGCAATTTACGAGGGAACGACTGACCTTTTACGTCACAGTGTTAGGCGTTCTCATGATCGTCATTTACTTCATGACATATGTTTGGATGCGCCAATTATTTGGCGGAGCGTTTATTATGGAGCGGACGTTACGTTCGCGCTATATGAAGCATTTAACGAAAATGACGCCAACGTTTTATGAGAAAAATAAAACCGGAGACTTGATGGCAAAAGCGACAAATGATGTGAAAGCAATCTCTTTAACGACAGGCTTTGGCGTGCTAACGCTAATAGATTCGACGATTTTTCTCATTATCATTTTGTTTATGATGACGTTTTTAGTGAGCTGGAAGTTGACACTTGCGGCATTTTTACCACTACCAATTATGGCGTGGCTAATGAGTCGATACGGAAAAATCATTCACGAACGCTTTATGAAAGCACAATCGGCATTTGGAGACTTGAATGATCAAGTGCTAGAGTCGATTTCAGGAGTGCGCGTTGTGCGAGCTTTTGTAAAAGAAAAAGATGATCAACATCGTTTTTCAAAACAAACAGACGATGTGTTACAAAAAAACATTGCTGTAGCAAAAATCGATGCCTTATTTGAACCGACAATTAAGATCCTTGTTGGATTAAGCTATATGATCGGACTCGGTTACGGTGCGTTTCTCGTTTTTCGTAACGAAATCACATTAGGGCAGCTCGTCTCATTTAACATTTATTTAGGAATGCTTATATGGCCGATGTTTGCTTTCGGGGAATTGATGAACATTATGCAACGTGGGAACGCCTCGATGGATCGATTGAACAAGACATTTTCCTATGAACCTGACGTGAAAAATACGAGTGTAGTAAAAACAATTGAAAAACCTGAGGACATTTATTTTTCAAAGTTAAACTTTACGTATCCGTCTTCAGAGTCACAAGCCTTAACAAATGTTCATGTCAACGTACCGAAAGGCGCAACAGTTGGCGTAGTTGGGAAAACTGGAGCGGGAAAAACAACTTTGTTTAAACAAATTTTACGCGAATACCCGATTACGAACATGAACATGTTTATTTCAGGAGTACCAATTGAACAAATCGACTTATCTCAACTAAAGAGTTGGATCGGCTATGTACCACAAGATCAATTTTTATTTTCAAAAACAATTCGCGAAAATGTTTTATTTGGTAAACCAACTGCAACTGAAAATGAGCTGAAGAAAGTGATGGATCAAGCGTCCATTACTGCAGAGATTGAAACGTTTTCTAATGGAATTGAAACACTCGTCGGTGAAAAAGGTGTTTCGTTATCAGGAGGTCAAAAGCAGCGTATTTCGATTGCGCGAGCACTTATTAAAGACCCAGATATTTTATTGTTAGACGATGCCCTATCTGCAGTTGATGCAAAAACTGAAGAAGCGATCGTTTCAAACATTCGTAAAGAACGTCACGGGAAAACAACGTTTATCGCAGCTCACAGATTATCAGCCGTTCGCCATGCCGACATCATTCTCGTCTTAGAAAACGGTTTAATTACTGAACAAGGTACTCATGACGAGCTAATGAAAGCGCAAGGTTGGTACGCTCTGCAATATACGAAACAACAAATGAATGAAGAACAGCCAGAGGAGGTGTATGCGAAATGAAAGATGTAGGGAAACGACTTTTTCGCTACGCCCTTCAATTTAAAAAGAAAATCATTTTTGCCCTTTGTTTACTCGCGATCGCTGCAGCCGCAGAACTAACGGGACCATTTATCGCAAAAACGATGATCGATAACCATATTCTCGGTGTCGAACAGCCGTGGGTGGAAATGGAACAAGGGGAAACCGTCTATAACGGTCGGGAGTTCATTCGAACCGACCGTTATGAAGGGAATTTAGATGGGAAAAATCAAGTCCAACTACTGCAAATTGGCTTAACGTATTATTTTGTTGAAGAGCCGATTGCAATGGATGGCAGTCGGTCCTATGAAAGTGGATTACTGACAATCGAACATGGCGATGAAACAGTAACATACAATGCAGTGCCGTTATCTAGATCAGAAGTATACGCATTTTTCCAACCCGAAATCCCATACTTATTAATGCTCATGGGTGGATACTTTATACTCATCGTCATCTCTGCATTTTTCCATTATCATCAAAGCTTTATGCTACAAACATCAGCAAATCAAATCATTAAAAAAATGCGTGAAGATGTCTTTGCAAAAGTTCACGAATTACCGATTCAATATTTTGATCGACTTCCAACAGGGAAAATTGTTTCGAGGATCACAAACGACACAGAAGCAATTCGTGAACTGTATGTAAAAGTGTTAGCGACATTTTTTACAAGTATGATCTATATGGTTGGGATTTTCATTGCGCTATTCCTGTTAGATTCGACGCTTGCAATGTACACACTTTTAATTATTCCAATTATCATTATTTGGATGATTCTTTACCGTAAATTTGCTGCAAAGTATAATCGCGTCATTCGCGAACGTTTAAGTGATATTAACGGAAAGATTAATGAGAGTATCTCTGGAATGCCAGTGATTCAAGCGTTTGGTCGAGAAAAAGAAGTTCGTAATGAATTTGAAGGAGTAAACGCGGAGCATTTTACGTTTAATAATAAATTGTTGGCGTTAAATTCGATGACGTCATTTAATCTATTAAACTTGTTACGAAACGTTGTTTTCGTTGGTTTGATTTGGTATTTTGGTGGTGGGGCATTAGGTGTCGGGACCGTTGTCACACTAGGTGTTTTATATGCGTTTGTCGACTATATTAACCGACTGTTTGAGCCGATAAATGGGATCGTCAATCAACTCGCTCAATTAGAAGAGTCTCGAATTGCTGGAGAGCGTGTCTTTAAACTCATTGATGAGCCTGGGGTGGCAGTAACTGGTGGGCAAGTTCCTCGTTTTAAAGGAAACATCGAATTTGACAACGTATCTTTTGCTTATGAAAACGATGAGTACGTCTTAAACAACATCTGTTTTCAAGCAAAACAAGGAGAAACCGTCGCCTTCGTCGGTCATACTGGTTCAGGAAAAAGTTCGATCATGAACATTTTATTCCGTTTTTATGATCACCAAAAAGGAAAGATATCGATCGATGGTCAGGATATTTATTCGATGACAAAACAAGCACTCCGTGAGCATATGGCGATTGTATTGCAAGATCCATTCCTATTCACTGGTACCATTGCGACAAACGTAAGTATGAATGATCCAAAAATCAGTCGTGATCAAGTGATCGATGCTCTTGAAAAGGTAGGTGCAGGTGACTTCATTCGGTCACTTCCAAATGGCATCGATGAAGAAGTGAAAGAAAAAGGAAGCACCCTTTCAGCCGGGCAACGCCAGCTTATTTCGTTTGCTCGCGCGCTCGTATTTGACCCGCCAATTCTAATTTTGGATGAAGCAACCGCAAATATTGATACAGAAACAGAAGAGCTCATTCAAAAAGCGCTCGACGTTGTAAAGGAAGGGCGTACAACATTGGTCATCGCACACCGACTGTCAACGATTCGCAATGCTAATCAAATTATTGTCCTTGAAAAAGGTAGAATCGTTGAACAAGGCAATCACGAAAGTTTAATGGTGGAAACGGCCAGGTATTATCACATGTACCAGCTTCAGTCTGGCTCAAGTAAATCAGTAAGCTAATTTGAATAACCCCCGGAGCTATGGTAGTTCCGGGGTTATGTTGGTTGGTGCCTGGCACCGAAATACCAGGTACAAAACCACCAGGTACAAAACAAATACCTTGACAATCAAATCACTCCGCTAACCCAACGCGACGTCTAAAGAACTCAGATCGATCCCAGTTCTCGTACGTAAACAATGCAGTATCACCGACTGTGATACGAAAACCATCCTCCGGTAAAACGTCAAGTTCATAACGGATGTTTCCAGTTGCTTCACCATCAGGTAAATAGGTCGGACAAAAGACTGTCCAATTTATAGGTGACCGTTTTAACGCTTCAAATGCATGCAAATGATCTTCGGCTGCTGTTGTACTTTTACGTTTTGATTCGTTAGATTGAAAACGATACAAGTGTGGTTCTGAGCGTGCTTGTAAAATGCCAGCTGTTCCGATTGTGATCAATCGCTCTATACCTAAACGTTCCATTTCATTAATAATCATTGGGATGGAGCGAGACAATACGTCATTTTTATCAGTAGAGAGGGTACTAAAAACAACGTCTTGCCTGGTTAATGCTTTAGTTAAAGAATCTCCTTCAAGTACATTTCCGGTATGGATGCGAAGGTTGTCTTGCTCTGGAATATGTAATTTGACACGATTACGTACAAGAGCTGTCACAATATGACCGTCTTGTAAAGCTAACTTGGCGAGTTCCGTACCGACGCGGCCGGATGCACCTAAAATAAGAATATTCATCTATACCCCTCTTTTCGTAGAGTTGCTAAGATATCATTGGTAGAAATATATACACAAAATCTTCACAATTAAAGATAGAAGTTTTGCTAAAATGGAAACGAACGTACATTATGAGTTTATAGGAGCTATGTTTATGTTTCAATATGTAGACCAAATTAGTGCATTTTTAAGAGAGCCGTTTATGAATGCGGCACAAAGTGCAGAAACAATCCCAATTTTGTTTGCGTTTTTATTAGGGATTGTCGGAGCATTAGCACCTTGTCAGTTTTCTGGAAATATAAGCGCAATCACGTTGTACGGTACAAAGTCCGTAAACCGTGGCATATCGTGGACAGATACAATATATTTTGTTGTTGGAAAGATTGTAGCATTTTCAGGTTTAGGACTAATCGTTTACCTTTTAGGGCAGGAGTTTCAACAGCAGCTTCCGTTGTTTTTCGAGCCGATGAGAAAACTACTTGGTCCCATTTTAATCGTAATCGGACTTTATATGTTAGGGCTATTTAAAATGCGTTGGACGTTAAATTTATGGAAAACGAAAGATAAGAAGGAGCGCAAAGGAAAATGGGGCGCTTTTATGCTTGGTTTTAGTTTTTCACTTGGATTTTGCCCAACGATGTTTATTTTGTTTTTCGTTTTATTAATGCCGATGACATTAACAACTTCTTACGGTTTCGTTATGCCAAGTTTGTTTGCAATTGGGACATCGATCCCATTTTTAGCAGTTATTTTTATCATCTGGTATTTAGGGTTGAGCGGCAAGGTGATGAAAAAAGGACGAAAAATTGGTTTGATCGTTCAGCGAACAGCGGGGGTAATCATGATTTTAATAGGGATTTTAGATATATTAACATTTTGGTAAATGAATAGTTTGCTATAAACCAAAAGGGTGTCGGTGACGGTTGTGTCACGACACCTTTTTCGGTTTGTATACGCGCTTTATATGGAGTTACTTGCAACGTGAAATAATATGTGCATGATTCTCTTCAATTACTATGATTCATTGAGACAAATGGGTGATGTTTAACTTTTGGCGTCGTCTTCGACTAAATATCCGTGTTCTCTTAATGCTTTGATCCCATCTTCTAAATCTTGTTCAGATTTTGCCTCTAACGTATGTAAGTGTAACCCGTTAGTTAACTCGGATAGGTAGGAAGCGCCAGTCTGTTTAATATTATCAATAAATTGCTGTACTTCTTTTCGATTACTCACCATCACGGATGCAGTAATATCACCATATATAGGGTGTTCAATTTTTACATCTTTCACTATTACACCTTGATCGACAAGGAGGAATAGCTCGTCTTTCGTCTCTTCTGGTGCGTGTGAGCAGACGACAAGTCTTTGATAAGGCATCGTTGATTCATCTTCATCAGCGAGAACGTACCCTCTATTTGTAGCCATAATTGGGATGTTTTTTGCTTTTAATAACGAGATGTCTTGTACAATCACTTGTCGACTTACATTTAATTCTTCACCGAGTGCACTGCCAGGTTGTGGGTATGTGCGTTCTTTTAATAGTGATAGCACCTTTTTACGTCGTTCTTCACCGAGCCATTTTTTCTTATCAGACATGGTTTATTCCCTCCTTTTGTTCCCAACATGTTCGAATGATTTTTGCTGTTTTTATGATATCACCTTTTGTATTGTGAATCCCAAGAGATATGCGGAAAAAACGGCGTGCTTCTTGATCTGTTTTCTTTAATGCTTGCATTGTTTCAGATGGTGTTTGTTTTCCAACTTGGCAAGCGCTGCCCGTTGAAATACATATATTATAACGATCTAATGTTAGCATGATGTATTGACCTTCAAGTCCGTAAATATTTAAACCGATAATGTATGGACTTTGCTCTTTTGTGTGACCTTCGATTTGAATAAGTTCTCCGAGTGGCGATAATTCTTCTAAAAGCAAACTTCTAAGATTTTTTATATACGCTTCATTTTCTGACATACGTTCATTCATGTCAATCGATGCTGCCACAAATGCAGCAATCCCAGGTGTATTTACAGTACCAGGTCGAAAGCCATTTTCGTGAGTCGTTAAAGGGTCAACAGAATTCCACTTAACTTCTTCTCGTAAAAAAACAGCACCGACTCCTTTCGGACCATAAATTTTATGACTAGAAATAGATAGGGCATCAAGGTGTAGTTTATTCACATCAATTGGTACTTTTCCAAACGACTGAACACAGTCACTATGAAATAAAATGTCGTGCTCATTTAACAGTTGACCAATTTTTTCGAGCGGTTGGATTGTTCCGATTTCTGAATTTATATGCTGAATCGATGCAAGAATGGTGTCGGGACGTATCGCACCTTTTAATTCCTCTAATGAAATTTGACCATATTGATCAACATTCAAGTAAGTGACTTCAACCCCTTGTTCTTCTAATATTTGGAAATAGGAATGAACCGAAGGGTGTTCAACACGTGTCGTTATGACATGATTCCCTTTATGTTTATTCGTATAGTAAAGTGTTTTTAACAAACGTTGGTTTGATTCCGTTCCGCCACTAGTAAAGAAAATCTCTGATGGTTTTGCGTGCAAGAGGTTTGCAAGTGATTCGCGACATCGTTTTACGAGCATACTTGATTTTTCCCCAGCTTCATGGAGACTGCTCGTATTTGCAAAGAAATCTTCATTTGCTTTTATGTAGGTATCCATTGCTTTTTTTGACATTGGGGTTGTTGCCGCGTGATCTAAATATATCATTTTTTCTTCCTCCGCTCATAAATGTCTTGTCATTAGTTTAATTTTATGTAAATATAGGTGTCAAGACACATGTAAAGGGAAGATGTAAAATGGGTCACGACAGTGTCATAATTATTGGTACGGGAATGGCGGCGCTTGTCACGGCATTGAAACTTTGTAACGAAAAGAATGTGAAATTGTTCTCAAAGAATGGGATTGGTGATGGTAATTCTTGGAGAGCCCAAGGTGGGATTGCAGTTGCAATTGATCATACCGACTATCCCTCAAACCATTATGAAGATACGTTAAAAGCTGGGGGCTACCACCACAATCTTGAAGCTACGATGTTAATGGTAGAGAAAGGACCAGCACTTCTTAGAAATTGGATGGAAATGGGGATGGAATTTGATCGTGATCACCGTGGTCACCTTTCTTTAGGAATGGAAGGTGCTCACAACTCACGAAGAATTCTGCATGCTGGTGGAGATCAGACTGGGATGAGGTGTATGAACTTTCTACAGCGGTTACTTCCAAAGAATGTCGAAGTCATAAAAGAACAAGTCATTGACCTTCAAGTTACAGATGGTGTGTGTGATGGAGTCGTCACGAAAAAAGCTGATGGAAATACAAACACATACTTTGCTGAAGCAATCGTTATAGCGACAGGTGGATGTGGAGGGATTTTTCAACATACATCCAATGATCCAAATTTGATTGGTTCAGGGCTGACGATGGCTTACCGTGCCGGAGCAACGCTATCTGATTTAGAGTTTTTACAATTTCACCCTACAGTGATTCATAAAAATGGAAAGGTTATTGGATTAGCCTCCGAAGCACTCCGTGGGGAAGGTGCGCGACTTGTTGACGAAGCGGGAAACATTACGATGGAAAACCTCCACCCTTATGGTGACCTCGCCCCAAGAGATGTTGTAGCACGTGCCATTCATGAAAATGAACGTTTACAAAAAAAGAACTATTTAGATATTACTCGAATTCCGAAATTTAAAGAACGTTTCCCACATATTTCAAAGATGTGTGAGGAAGCCGGAATTGACCTGAAAAAAGGTAGAATTCCTGTTACGACAGGGGCACACTTTCATATGGGAGGTGTTGTGACTGATATATACGGTCGGACGTCCATTGAAAGACTTTATGCTGTCGGAGAAGTCGCTCGCACAGGTGTACATGGAACCAACCGACTAGCAAGTAACTCTTTACTTGAGACAGTTGTATTTGGAACACAAGTGGCTGAAGATATTTTACGGCGATCTTCGGAGGTGGCGTGTAAGACAAAAGAGACTCATCAAACTATGAAACTTGGAAAAGAACCAGATTTACCAGCGAAGGAAGACATTAGACAGTACGTTTCTAACGCTTTAGGAGTCACAAGAACGAGTGCGACGTTACAAGGTTTTTTAACATGGTTAGAAAATACAGGTTTACAACAATGGAAAGATGCTTCATGGCTAAATTGGAAAATTGAAACAATCGAAAGAGCAACAATGATTACGACAGCTTGGTTAATAGCACGGTCTGCCATGGAGCGGACCGAAAGCCGTGGTGCTCACTTTCGAGTAGATTTTCCACAGAGGCAAAAAAAGTGGAGAAATGCCCAGCTTATTCATGAAGGAGAATCGTTGCGGGCAAAACGGACGAAGGGATGGAAAACAAATGATCAACAAATGGTTACTTCATGATCAGTTGAAAAGTTTTTTTAAAGAAGACATCGGTTTTGGTGACCGAACTTCAGCATGTATTTTTGACGATGAAGTAGGAGAGGTTCAATTTCTTGCAAAACAACCTGGTGTTTTTTGTGGTAAAGCAATATTAACTGAAGGGTACGCACTCATTAATTCGGAAATTTCGGTGAACGTTGAAAAAAGAGATGGCGAGGAATTCGTCGAAGGAGATGTATTAGCTGTTGTGCAAGGTCCGATCAGTGACTTATTAACTTCTGAACGCGTTCTCTTAAACTTAGTACAACGAATGAGTGGGGTCGCAACGTTAACTAGAAAAGCTAGTGAACAATTAATTGAATCAAAGACAAAAGTTTGTGATACGCGAAAAACGACACCTGGATTAAGGATGCTAGAAAAGCATGCTGTTGAATGTGGAGGTGGCTTTAACCATCGCCTTCGTCTTGATGATGGCATTTTAATAAAAGATAATCATATTGCTCGGTGTGGCTCGATAACAAATGCGGTAGAAAAAGCACGTGAAAAAGCAGGACATATGGTGAAAATTGAGGTTGAAACAGAAAATGTTGAACAAGTAAAAGAGGCCGTCAGAGCAGGAGTCGATGTGATTATGTTTGACAATTGTTCACCTGAACAAACAAAAGAATGGATGGCTTACGTACCTGATCATATCATGACAGAAGTTTCTGGTGGGATTACGTTAAATGAAATAAAGAATTATGGCGAAAGTGGTGTCGATTTTCTATCGATGGGAGCACTAACTCATTCAGTAAAATCAATCGATATTAGCTTAGATGTTAGGGGTGGAGAGTAATGAGCATGAGCTTATTTGATCTTCAAGAAAAAACGTTGCCAAATAAATATAAAGAAATGACAAATGATGAGTTGCAAGATAAAGCGGTTCAATTGAAATTGGAATTAGGTGATCAGTTATTTATTCCAGGCCACCATTACCAAAAAGAAGAAGTCATTCAATTTGCTGATGCTACAGGCGATTCG
The Bacillus shivajii DNA segment above includes these coding regions:
- a CDS encoding ABC transporter ATP-binding protein; the encoded protein is MFSVLGKLSWFFKRHWKRYTIAISILFVVSFLEVMPPRLLGMVIDEVHQGQFTRERLTFYVTVLGVLMIVIYFMTYVWMRQLFGGAFIMERTLRSRYMKHLTKMTPTFYEKNKTGDLMAKATNDVKAISLTTGFGVLTLIDSTIFLIIILFMMTFLVSWKLTLAAFLPLPIMAWLMSRYGKIIHERFMKAQSAFGDLNDQVLESISGVRVVRAFVKEKDDQHRFSKQTDDVLQKNIAVAKIDALFEPTIKILVGLSYMIGLGYGAFLVFRNEITLGQLVSFNIYLGMLIWPMFAFGELMNIMQRGNASMDRLNKTFSYEPDVKNTSVVKTIEKPEDIYFSKLNFTYPSSESQALTNVHVNVPKGATVGVVGKTGAGKTTLFKQILREYPITNMNMFISGVPIEQIDLSQLKSWIGYVPQDQFLFSKTIRENVLFGKPTATENELKKVMDQASITAEIETFSNGIETLVGEKGVSLSGGQKQRISIARALIKDPDILLLDDALSAVDAKTEEAIVSNIRKERHGKTTFIAAHRLSAVRHADIILVLENGLITEQGTHDELMKAQGWYALQYTKQQMNEEQPEEVYAK
- a CDS encoding ABC transporter ATP-binding protein, with protein sequence MKDVGKRLFRYALQFKKKIIFALCLLAIAAAAELTGPFIAKTMIDNHILGVEQPWVEMEQGETVYNGREFIRTDRYEGNLDGKNQVQLLQIGLTYYFVEEPIAMDGSRSYESGLLTIEHGDETVTYNAVPLSRSEVYAFFQPEIPYLLMLMGGYFILIVISAFFHYHQSFMLQTSANQIIKKMREDVFAKVHELPIQYFDRLPTGKIVSRITNDTEAIRELYVKVLATFFTSMIYMVGIFIALFLLDSTLAMYTLLIIPIIIIWMILYRKFAAKYNRVIRERLSDINGKINESISGMPVIQAFGREKEVRNEFEGVNAEHFTFNNKLLALNSMTSFNLLNLLRNVVFVGLIWYFGGGALGVGTVVTLGVLYAFVDYINRLFEPINGIVNQLAQLEESRIAGERVFKLIDEPGVAVTGGQVPRFKGNIEFDNVSFAYENDEYVLNNICFQAKQGETVAFVGHTGSGKSSIMNILFRFYDHQKGKISIDGQDIYSMTKQALREHMAIVLQDPFLFTGTIATNVSMNDPKISRDQVIDALEKVGAGDFIRSLPNGIDEEVKEKGSTLSAGQRQLISFARALVFDPPILILDEATANIDTETEELIQKALDVVKEGRTTLVIAHRLSTIRNANQIIVLEKGRIVEQGNHESLMVETARYYHMYQLQSGSSKSVS
- a CDS encoding NAD(P)-dependent oxidoreductase encodes the protein MNILILGASGRVGTELAKLALQDGHIVTALVRNRVKLHIPEQDNLRIHTGNVLEGDSLTKALTRQDVVFSTLSTDKNDVLSRSIPMIINEMERLGIERLITIGTAGILQARSEPHLYRFQSNESKRKSTTAAEDHLHAFEALKRSPINWTVFCPTYLPDGEATGNIRYELDVLPEDGFRITVGDTALFTYENWDRSEFFRRRVGLAE
- a CDS encoding urease accessory protein UreH domain-containing protein — protein: MFQYVDQISAFLREPFMNAAQSAETIPILFAFLLGIVGALAPCQFSGNISAITLYGTKSVNRGISWTDTIYFVVGKIVAFSGLGLIVYLLGQEFQQQLPLFFEPMRKLLGPILIVIGLYMLGLFKMRWTLNLWKTKDKKERKGKWGAFMLGFSFSLGFCPTMFILFFVLLMPMTLTTSYGFVMPSLFAIGTSIPFLAVIFIIWYLGLSGKVMKKGRKIGLIVQRTAGVIMILIGILDILTFW
- a CDS encoding transcription repressor NadR, which produces MSDKKKWLGEERRKKVLSLLKERTYPQPGSALGEELNVSRQVIVQDISLLKAKNIPIMATNRGYVLADEDESTMPYQRLVVCSHAPEETKDELFLLVDQGVIVKDVKIEHPIYGDITASVMVSNRKEVQQFIDNIKQTGASYLSELTNGLHLHTLEAKSEQDLEDGIKALREHGYLVEDDAKS
- a CDS encoding IscS subfamily cysteine desulfurase, with amino-acid sequence MIYLDHAATTPMSKKAMDTYIKANEDFFANTSSLHEAGEKSSMLVKRCRESLANLLHAKPSEIFFTSGGTESNQRLLKTLYYTNKHKGNHVITTRVEHPSVHSYFQILEEQGVEVTYLNVDQYGQISLEELKGAIRPDTILASIQHINSEIGTIQPLEKIGQLLNEHDILFHSDCVQSFGKVPIDVNKLHLDALSISSHKIYGPKGVGAVFLREEVKWNSVDPLTTHENGFRPGTVNTPGIAAFVAASIDMNERMSENEAYIKNLRSLLLEELSPLGELIQIEGHTKEQSPYIIGLNIYGLEGQYIMLTLDRYNICISTGSACQVGKQTPSETMQALKKTDQEARRFFRISLGIHNTKGDIIKTAKIIRTCWEQKEGINHV
- the nadB gene encoding L-aspartate oxidase; the encoded protein is MGHDSVIIIGTGMAALVTALKLCNEKNVKLFSKNGIGDGNSWRAQGGIAVAIDHTDYPSNHYEDTLKAGGYHHNLEATMLMVEKGPALLRNWMEMGMEFDRDHRGHLSLGMEGAHNSRRILHAGGDQTGMRCMNFLQRLLPKNVEVIKEQVIDLQVTDGVCDGVVTKKADGNTNTYFAEAIVIATGGCGGIFQHTSNDPNLIGSGLTMAYRAGATLSDLEFLQFHPTVIHKNGKVIGLASEALRGEGARLVDEAGNITMENLHPYGDLAPRDVVARAIHENERLQKKNYLDITRIPKFKERFPHISKMCEEAGIDLKKGRIPVTTGAHFHMGGVVTDIYGRTSIERLYAVGEVARTGVHGTNRLASNSLLETVVFGTQVAEDILRRSSEVACKTKETHQTMKLGKEPDLPAKEDIRQYVSNALGVTRTSATLQGFLTWLENTGLQQWKDASWLNWKIETIERATMITTAWLIARSAMERTESRGAHFRVDFPQRQKKWRNAQLIHEGESLRAKRTKGWKTNDQQMVTS
- the nadC gene encoding carboxylating nicotinate-nucleotide diphosphorylase, coding for MNKWLLHDQLKSFFKEDIGFGDRTSACIFDDEVGEVQFLAKQPGVFCGKAILTEGYALINSEISVNVEKRDGEEFVEGDVLAVVQGPISDLLTSERVLLNLVQRMSGVATLTRKASEQLIESKTKVCDTRKTTPGLRMLEKHAVECGGGFNHRLRLDDGILIKDNHIARCGSITNAVEKAREKAGHMVKIEVETENVEQVKEAVRAGVDVIMFDNCSPEQTKEWMAYVPDHIMTEVSGGITLNEIKNYGESGVDFLSMGALTHSVKSIDISLDVRGGE